Proteins from a genomic interval of Rhodococcus rhodochrous:
- a CDS encoding alpha/beta fold hydrolase, translating to MADSTPSRSGHLPINGLSLYFEVHGELGGSAPLPLLLIPGAFMSTESMPSWVTAFAERRPVIVFDQQGHGRTPDTDRPMSYVQFGDDAAELLRALNVERADVMGYSQGGGVALQVALRHPDLLGKLVTLSATYRQDGWYASVLEGVGHLDAEVFAGSSVEKSFTEHTPDPAAFAAYVDKMKVLNIEDQQITDEQMRSITANAMVIVGDADGVKPEHAVTMFRLLGGGDEEAATTGMLQKVPRARLVILPAMSHLGISGEADVLVPMVTAFLDDVPPVTPELF from the coding sequence ATGGCGGACTCGACACCCTCGCGCAGCGGACATCTACCCATCAACGGTCTGAGCCTGTACTTCGAGGTGCACGGCGAACTCGGCGGGTCCGCTCCGCTGCCCTTGCTGCTGATTCCCGGCGCGTTCATGAGCACCGAGTCGATGCCGTCCTGGGTGACCGCCTTCGCCGAACGGCGCCCGGTGATCGTCTTCGATCAGCAGGGGCACGGCCGCACCCCGGACACCGATCGTCCGATGTCGTACGTGCAGTTCGGCGACGATGCGGCGGAGTTGCTGCGGGCTCTGAACGTCGAGCGTGCGGACGTGATGGGCTATTCGCAGGGCGGCGGGGTGGCGTTGCAGGTAGCGCTCCGCCATCCGGACCTTCTCGGAAAGCTCGTCACGTTGTCGGCCACCTACCGGCAGGACGGTTGGTACGCGTCGGTGCTCGAGGGCGTCGGACATCTCGATGCCGAGGTGTTCGCCGGTTCCTCGGTCGAGAAGTCGTTCACGGAGCACACGCCCGATCCCGCGGCGTTCGCCGCCTACGTCGACAAGATGAAGGTCCTCAACATCGAGGACCAGCAGATCACGGACGAACAGATGCGGTCGATCACTGCGAACGCGATGGTGATCGTCGGCGACGCGGACGGCGTGAAACCGGAACATGCGGTGACGATGTTCCGGTTGCTCGGTGGTGGGGACGAGGAAGCAGCGACGACGGGGATGCTGCAGAAGGTTCCCCGGGCACGCCTCGTGATCCTCCCGGCGATGTCACACCTCGGCATCTCCGGAGAGGCGGACGTGCTGGTGCCAATGGTGACGGCGTTCCTCGACGACGTGCCGCCGGTGACGCCGGAGCTCTTCTGA
- a CDS encoding DUF899 domain-containing protein: MTQQTTRTLPPIVDEQTWRSALDDLRRREKAATRELDAIAAQRRRLPMVELPDYTLVGADGPIRLVDVFQGRSQLITYHHMWSDGAEWQCGGCTSLTTQWTRLGILDNYDARMVIVTNGPIDEALAYKAKVGNTMEWYSSSESSFGADVDAPPGGGFAVNVFLRDGDKVYRTWHTTGRGTEQLSYTFALIDLLPWGRQEKWQDSPEGWPQSPTYSGWLDSPDVARLYGPGTGAQ, translated from the coding sequence ATGACCCAGCAGACCACCCGCACCCTTCCTCCGATCGTCGACGAGCAGACATGGCGGTCGGCGCTCGACGACCTACGGCGACGGGAGAAGGCCGCCACTCGCGAACTAGACGCCATCGCAGCGCAGCGCCGCCGGCTGCCGATGGTCGAACTGCCCGACTACACGCTGGTCGGCGCCGACGGCCCGATCCGGCTCGTCGATGTGTTCCAGGGCCGCTCGCAGCTCATCACCTATCACCACATGTGGTCCGACGGTGCCGAATGGCAGTGCGGCGGATGCACGAGTCTCACGACGCAGTGGACCCGGCTCGGCATCCTCGACAACTACGACGCCCGCATGGTCATCGTCACCAACGGGCCGATCGACGAAGCCCTCGCCTACAAGGCGAAGGTGGGCAACACGATGGAGTGGTACTCGTCGTCGGAGAGTTCGTTCGGCGCCGACGTCGACGCACCTCCCGGTGGCGGGTTCGCGGTCAACGTGTTCCTGCGCGACGGCGACAAGGTCTACCGCACCTGGCACACCACCGGCCGCGGCACCGAACAGCTCAGCTACACCTTCGCGCTGATCGACCTTCTTCCGTGGGGCCGTCAGGAGAAATGGCAGGATTCGCCCGAGGGCTGGCCGCAGTCGCCGACCTATTCGGGGTGGCTCGATTCCCCGGACGTGGCGCGGCTCTACGGTCCCGGCACCGGCGCGCAGTGA